The Methanopyrus kandleri AV19 DNA segment ACGTCGCCGTTTACGCCTTCGAGTTCCCCGAGATCGTCAAACCGGACGAGATCGCCGAACCCGAGCTCGGTGAGGCCACACTCGAAGCCGGGGACGAGTATCCCTGCCGTATCGAGGATGTCGACAGGAACAACCTCCGGATCACCATCCCCTCCTACCTCCCACGGCCCGGCGACGCCGGCGCCCCGATAGTCCAGAACGACCGCGTCGTCGGTATGCTCGCCTCCTATTGGCTCAACGATATGCTCGGAATGGGGCCCCGCGCCGACGTCGCCCTCCGCGAGATCGTCGATTACCTCCGCCGTCGGACCCGCAGCTCCACCGCGTAGTGGTCCAACGCCGGGGAGAAACTCTTCACGCGCCGTACTTCCAGTACCTCGCCCTCAAAACCATCCGGCAGCGCGTTCAGCACTTCTCGGGCCACCCGGTCCTCTCCCCATCGCTTCTGGAACACCTCGTGTACGACCAGGACTCCACCGTCCCGTACCGCCCGACACGCGTACGGCAAGAACTTCAGCGTCCCCTTCAGATACCCCATCAACACCCGGTCCGCCGCCCGCACGAACCGTGCCACCTCTCGACAGTCCCCTAAGAACACTCGTACCCGCCCTTCCACACCGTTCAGCCGCGCGTTCTCCACCAGGTACCGGCACGCCACGGGGTTCAGCTCTGCCGCTATCACCTCCGCCCCCGCCAGTGCCGCCGGTAGCGTGAAGTAACCGATCCCGGCGAACATGTCGAACACAAGCTTTCCTTCCAGGTCCGATTCCAGCAGCCGGCGGCGCTCCTCCAGGTTCCCCCGTGCGAACATCACCCGCGTCGGGTCCAACTTGAACCGGATTCCCAGCTCCCGGTGCACGGTTTCCGCGTTCCGATCCCCCGCTACGACCTCCCCAACCGGCTCTCGAAACGTTCCACTCACGCGGCGTAGCGCCACCACCGATCGCGCCCCGGTCACCTCACGGAGGATCCGTCCCACCTCCCGTCGGTACGCCCACGCCCGCTCGTCGAACAACCGGATGACTACCACATCGCCCAGCTCCTGCCAACGGTGTGGTACCGAGTCCGCGACATCCGGCAGTTCCTCCTCCAGTCTCCGCGCGAACTCCTCGCGGGACAGCACTTCATCCCCCCGCCAGCTCGGCCGCCAGTCGCAACGCCCGTGCGTAACCCGACGCCCGCTGCGCTCGTGAGGTATCCACGAACACCACACCTCGTTCGAGCGCCGCCAGCACCGGTGCCCCATGACTCCGGAAGCCCGCCACCAGCGACAGGCACCGGAACGTCAGGTTCCCCAGCACCCCGTTCACGAACAGTACGACGTCACGTTCCAGTGCTTCCTCCACCAGAATTCCGACGTGTTCCACCTCCATCCCGCGCTCCTTCAACAGCCGCGCGACCAACTCCCCGTCCGCCAACCACCTGTCGATCTCCGACCGCCTACCGAAGTCCTCCAGTCGTCCCGAGGACACCACTGCGACCGACGGTTCCCTCCGAGTCAGCCGTCGGTGGAACCTCGCGGCCAGCTCCCCTAACTTCACCAAGGATTCCACCTCCCATCCCTCGTCGATCCCCACCGGGGCCAGCAGCACCCGTCGACCCTCCGCTTCGAGCACCGTCGACCGGCCCGTGAACGGTAGGTCCAGTGCGTCGACAAGCTCCCGTACACACCGTCCCGATACCGCCCCCCGCACCGCCGCGTCCAACCTACCCTCGACGAGGTCCTCCACCAACGCCCGCCCCGGGTCCTTCGCGCGTACTTCCTCCACATCCGCGTCGAGCTCGACGTTGTGGTACACCACGACGTCCACGTCCGCGCGTTCCACGGCTTCCAGCACGCGCTCCGCGGCACCAGGCACGTCGCCGGACAGCGCTATCCCGACCCTCATACGGACACCCCCGGCGACCTCCACCCCTCCCGGAGAACTTACCGTCCACGGTCCGACAGCGACCGGCTCGGGCACGCGACCGCGCTCCCTGATGACCGTCCGGGGCGCCCCTCCGACGCGTGGCTGAACGTCACACGTCTCCGTGCGTCACGACGGCATCGCTATTAACCGGCGGGCCCACCCGGGACCTCCCGGGAGGGTGAGGAGAGACGGCCCTGGCCGACGTCGATGAGGAGGCTCGGGCAATTCCGACGGCCTCGCCCTCTCGGATTCCCTCGAGAGGCGACGGTCGGTAGTACCACTTACGTACGGCTTCCGCACGGTCGTCGAAGGACCGTATGGTGGTCTACGTATTACCATCCGGCTATCGTCGTATAGTGGGTGCGATCTACCACTACGGTCTACGTACGGCTCGCATACCGTCGGCGCATCGTCGTCCGACGGTTACGGGACGGTTGGGTCGGTGAAGGGCATCGCAGCGACCGCCCTGCCGACCGTCCGAAACGCCACGTGTTTGGCGGAAAAGGAACCTGTTTCTGAAATCTATTCGCGTTGGAGCCGGTGTAGTCCCAGGATTGGCGGTACGATGAGTTCTTCAGAGGATCTCCCAGCGTCGGTCGAACGCGTTCCACTGGAGATGAACGCGACGTCTTCGGGCTTTCCGGATGATCCGCTCGGTTTCTTCGGGCCCCTCGGTCTCGGCCGCGGTGGCCGCACCGTGGACCGCCCAACCGTCGCCGAACAGGGAACCGTCGGGAAGCGGTGTCGCACGGTACCGGGTTGCGAGACTCCAGAGTCGACCGAATGGATAGCGATCGGGTGGGTTACGAGCCACGACGGTGGGAATGCCCTCGGGACCGGTCAGCTCGAGGCCGAGCTCGACGGCCTTCATCACGGTCTCCGGCTCCACGTCGACGAGTAGCACGGCGGCTAGGAGCAGGCGGTGTCGGTACACCAGCATAGCGTGCGGTCGGAGGTCGAGGGTGAGACGGCGCTGGAGGAAGCGATCGAGGAACGTCGCCGCTACCCTTCGAGCTTCCGGCGGCGGTTCCCCCTCGATCCTGTCCCTCCAAACCCGGGAATCACGCCGCAGCAGGATTCGAAACAGGAGGGCTCCCCCCACGGAGCGGTGGACGTTTTAACGTCCGAGGTCACGGGGCGCCGGGGGTGCGTGCGATGTCGCGGGTGGTTCTCGCGTATTCAGGAGGCTTGGATACCTCGGTTTGCATCGAGCTCCTGCGGGAGCGGTACGGGTACGACGAGGTGATCACGGTGACCGCGGACGTGGGTCAGCCGGAGGAGGAGCTGCGGGAGGCGGAGGAGAAGGCACGGAAGCTCGCGGATGAGCACTTCACGGTCGACTGTGTGGACGAGTTCGTGTGTGAGTACTGCTGGCGAGCCGTGAAGGCGAACGCGACGTACGAGGGGTACCCTCTGAGCACGGCGCTGGCCCGACCGCTGATCGCGCAGAAGGTCCTGGAAGTGGCGCGTGATGTGGACGCGGACGCGGTCGCACACGGGTGCACGGGGAAGGGCAACGACCAGTTCCGGTTCGAGTCGTATTTGCGGGCGCACGGCGGTGAGGAGTTCGAGATCGTGGCTCCGGTTCGGGACCTGAACCTCACGCGCGACGAGGAGATCGCGTACGCCGAGGAGCGGGGTATCCCCGTCCCGGTGGACGTCGACAGTCCCTACAGCGTGGACGAGAACCTATGGGGTCGATCGATCGAGGGCGGCGTCCTGGAGGACCCCTCCGAGGAACCGCCGGAGGAGGTCTTCGAGTGGACCGTCAGTCCCGCGGAGGCCCCGGACGAGCCCGAGGTCGTGGAGATCGAGTTCGAGGACGGCGTGCCCGTGGAGGTGGACGGGCGGGACGACCCGGTCGAGATCGTCCGGTACCTGAACGAGACCGCGGGCGAGCACGGCGTGGGTCGCATCGATATCATCGAGGACCGGGTGATCGGGCTGAAGTCACGCGAGGTGTACGAGGCACCGGCGGCGGTGACGCTGCTCGAGGCGCACCGGGCGCTGGAGGCGTTCACCCTGACACGCCGGGAGCTGTCGCTGAAGGCCTCGCTGGAGGAGGAGTGGGCGCGACTCGTCTACGACGGGCTGTGGTTCAACCCCCTGCGCGAGCACCTGGAGGCCTTCTTCGACTCGACGCAGCGGCACGTGGAGGGGACCGTGCGCGTGAAGCTGTTCAAGGGCTCCGCGACCGTGATCTCACGGGAGTCCCCGCGAGCGCTCTACGAGGAGGAGTTGATATCGTACGAAGAAAAGCAGTTCGATCAGCGGACGGCCGAAGGAGCCGTGAAGCTTCACGGACTCCAGGAACGGTTGGCTTTAAGGCGTCGTGGGTGAGGCTCGGCGCGCTCCGTTCCGGTCATCCCCGCGGTCCCCGATGCCGCCTTCCTCATCCGAACGTCACCCGGCGTTACAGGTGCTCCCGTATCCTGTCGTACAGCATCGCGCCCGTCGCGATGAACACCGTCGCGAACACCACCAGGACGGCGATGTCGACGGGGTCCAGGTAACCCAGGAGGGCCGCCTTCCTGGCGGCGTCCCCCATGTAGTACATCGGGTTCACCCGCGCGACCTCGTAGGCCCACTCCGGCATGACGCTGGGTGGCATGAAGATCCCCGACAGGAACATCATCGGGGTCGTCAGCGCCCCGGTGAGCATCTCGGCGACTTCCGACCGACCCGCCAGCGACGCCATCAGCAGGGCGAACCCGATCATGGTGGCGGTGGACAGGATCCCCACACCCAGCAGGAGGAACGGGTGCGGCACCTTCGCGCCCAGGGCGAGCGCCGTCACCAGCACGATCCCGCAGCGGACGGCCCCCCAGAGGCTCATGTTGAGGAACCTGCCTATCACGACGTCCCTGGGCCTTATCGGGGCGGCGAACAGCGCGTAGGTGACGCCGGTCTCTATCTCCTCCATCATGACGCGACCCATGCCGAAGATCGACCCCATGGTGGCCGTCAGCACCACCAGTCCCGGCACCAGGAAGTCGAAGTACTTGAGCCCCTTCACCGGCGCCTCGAAGTCGAACGGGTTCCCGGGCACTCTCGAGATCGGCGGCTGGGGCGCCGGCATCCAGCGGAAGGCGGCCTGGAGGTCGCGCACGACCTTCTTCATCTCCTCCGAGACGCGCTTGACCCAGGCGCGCTGGATGACGCCCCGCACGTAGTTCGATCCCATGGGGTCCGAGGGGTCGTAGTACACGGTGGCCTTATCCGACGGGAACCCCTTCGGAACGTACACGAAGACGACGGCCCTGCCCTCCTTGACCATCGTCTTACCCTCGTCGACGCTCCGGACGTGGACGACGCCCACCCGGTCGTCGGACTTCAGGGCGTCGAGGACGGGGTCGAAATCGGAGCTGTGGCTCAGGACGGCTACGGTCACATGCCTGGGCTTGACGTCGTGGAACGCGCCGTACATCACCAGGATCGTGATCACGGGCATGATCAGAGTGGGCGCGAGCCTCCTGCGGTCCTTGAGCCAGGCCCTCAGATCGCGGACGGCTATCACTCGCCAGGACAAGAGGCGACCCCCTCGTAAGCCTCGAGCACGGAACCGTGACGCTCCATCACCTCGTCGAAGGGCTCGTCGAGCTCCTTGCGACCTTCGAGGAAGATCAGCACCCGGTCGGGTCTCAGCTGCTCGACCTCGTAGACGTCGTGGGAGACGTACAGTACGGTGGTCCCGCGGCGGTGGAACTCCTTCGTCACCCGTATCACGTCCCTACGCGCCATGGGATCGAGCTCGTTCGTGGGTTCGTCCAGGACGAGCACCTCCGGCTCCAGAGCGAGGGTGATGGCGATCGCGGCGCGCTTCCGCATACCGCCGGAGAGCTGCCCCGCCTTCCTGTCCATGAACCGATCCACCTCGAGCATCTCCAGGGGCTCGGGGTCCGGCTCCCGACCGTACAGCTTGGAGTAGAACCGGAGGTTCTCCCGGACGGTCTGCTCGGGGTACAGACCGCCCTGCTGCGGGACGATACCGACCCTGCGCTTGATCTCGGGGTCGGCCGGATCGCCCCCCAGCACCTCGATGCGGCCCGAGGTGGGACGCGTGACACCGCAGACGATCTTGATGAACGTGGACTTACCGGCGCCGTTGGGCCCCAGGATGGCCACCAACTCCCCCGCCTCTATCTCCACGGACACGTCGCGCAGCGCCACGACCTCGCCGTACTCCTTCCTGAGGTCCTCCGCGACGATGGCGGGCGGCATCCTAGATACCCCCGAACCGGCGCCGGTCATTCCTTCAGGAAGGTTTCACACCCTTCACGCCGAGGGAACCGGAGGGTAGCGATGGGGTCACCTCGACGTAGACCGAGGCCGTAAATGCTCACACATCCCACGGCGATATGTCGGGTTTTAGGGCGCGCTACGTCCCGTGCCTCAGCCTCCAGTGTTCGAGTTCTAACCCCACGTCGGGGATCTCGTACCTCCCGTCGAGGGACCTCTTTCTAGAACGGATCACCTTGCGGAGGTGGATCGAGTAGTGGGCGGGCC contains these protein-coding regions:
- a CDS encoding class I SAM-dependent methyltransferase — protein: MLSREEFARRLEEELPDVADSVPHRWQELGDVVVIRLFDERAWAYRREVGRILREVTGARSVVALRRVSGTFREPVGEVVAGDRNAETVHRELGIRFKLDPTRVMFARGNLEERRRLLESDLEGKLVFDMFAGIGYFTLPAALAGAEVIAAELNPVACRYLVENARLNGVEGRVRVFLGDCREVARFVRAADRVLMGYLKGTLKFLPYACRAVRDGGVLVVHEVFQKRWGEDRVAREVLNALPDGFEGEVLEVRRVKSFSPALDHYAVELRVRRRR
- a CDS encoding ABC transporter permease; amino-acid sequence: MSWRVIAVRDLRAWLKDRRRLAPTLIMPVITILVMYGAFHDVKPRHVTVAVLSHSSDFDPVLDALKSDDRVGVVHVRSVDEGKTMVKEGRAVVFVYVPKGFPSDKATVYYDPSDPMGSNYVRGVIQRAWVKRVSEEMKKVVRDLQAAFRWMPAPQPPISRVPGNPFDFEAPVKGLKYFDFLVPGLVVLTATMGSIFGMGRVMMEEIETGVTYALFAAPIRPRDVVIGRFLNMSLWGAVRCGIVLVTALALGAKVPHPFLLLGVGILSTATMIGFALLMASLAGRSEVAEMLTGALTTPMMFLSGIFMPPSVMPEWAYEVARVNPMYYMGDAARKAALLGYLDPVDIAVLVVFATVFIATGAMLYDRIREHL
- the mtxX gene encoding methanogenesis marker protein Mmp4/MtxX; protein product: MRVGIALSGDVPGAAERVLEAVERADVDVVVYHNVELDADVEEVRAKDPGRALVEDLVEGRLDAAVRGAVSGRCVRELVDALDLPFTGRSTVLEAEGRRVLLAPVGIDEGWEVESLVKLGELAARFHRRLTRREPSVAVVSSGRLEDFGRRSEIDRWLADGELVARLLKERGMEVEHVGILVEEALERDVVLFVNGVLGNLTFRCLSLVAGFRSHGAPVLAALERGVVFVDTSRAQRASGYARALRLAAELAGG
- a CDS encoding ABC transporter ATP-binding protein yields the protein MPPAIVAEDLRKEYGEVVALRDVSVEIEAGELVAILGPNGAGKSTFIKIVCGVTRPTSGRIEVLGGDPADPEIKRRVGIVPQQGGLYPEQTVRENLRFYSKLYGREPDPEPLEMLEVDRFMDRKAGQLSGGMRKRAAIAITLALEPEVLVLDEPTNELDPMARRDVIRVTKEFHRRGTTVLYVSHDVYEVEQLRPDRVLIFLEGRKELDEPFDEVMERHGSVLEAYEGVASCPGE
- a CDS encoding argininosuccinate synthase; amino-acid sequence: MSRVVLAYSGGLDTSVCIELLRERYGYDEVITVTADVGQPEEELREAEEKARKLADEHFTVDCVDEFVCEYCWRAVKANATYEGYPLSTALARPLIAQKVLEVARDVDADAVAHGCTGKGNDQFRFESYLRAHGGEEFEIVAPVRDLNLTRDEEIAYAEERGIPVPVDVDSPYSVDENLWGRSIEGGVLEDPSEEPPEEVFEWTVSPAEAPDEPEVVEIEFEDGVPVEVDGRDDPVEIVRYLNETAGEHGVGRIDIIEDRVIGLKSREVYEAPAAVTLLEAHRALEAFTLTRRELSLKASLEEEWARLVYDGLWFNPLREHLEAFFDSTQRHVEGTVRVKLFKGSATVISRESPRALYEEELISYEEKQFDQRTAEGAVKLHGLQERLALRRRG